The nucleotide sequence GGACTCAGCTGACTTGGAAGGGATGGTGCAGAGAAAGTGTCAATTGTAACATCAAGAAAGGAAATTCACAATAAGAAATTGACTGTGGGAAAGCTCATGCATGGCAGAGTTCTAGGCTTAAGGAATCTGAACGAGGCATTACACCAAGGAGAAGTCTGAGGAAGCAGCAAGACAAGCAAGAGAGGGATATCcaaaaggggaaagaaggaatgTCATGAGAGATGCCAGTTGGGAAAGACTGCAAAGGGTTTGTAAATACAAGTGAGGAATTCAAATCTAACAGAGAAGCCAAAGGAGAGGACAAGGATCAGAATGATATAGCCAGAGAAGCAAGAAACAACCCAAGTGCCATTTTTTAATACACCAGAGAAATGAACGgtgaaaacagaagacaaaccAAGTCATGGAGATCAATGTGAAAATTTGGAGTGAGAACAGAGAAGGGAGGATGAGTTTCCatgagaaaatacaggaaaaaacccagcaactcTTGGAAAGGACCTAAATAcgaaaaaagaaagagcaagaagTGGTATGTGGGGAGCTACCTGGGGTCAACATAGGGCAGAAGTTGTGAAGGACTAGGAAACAAACAGCAGCTTCACTTCCACAAACTGTGTGTGATGGCAGCTAGGAAGACAAGAACAGATGTAAGATGGAAGAGACaggaagacaggctgaaagcAACAGTAGAGATTGAAAATACCTAATGAGAATAGTTCTCATTTTTTGttccttgaaaaataaaaatacattcaagCTAAAGTGGGAAATTTCTCACTCTTCCTCATCCCCCAACTCTTCCAATCCAATATTCCCAACTAACCTGGCATTTGAAACTCTTCAAATACTCGGCCCCCACCTGATCTTCTCGCTCAAACCCCGGTGCTTTCTTGTAGCTGCCAGCTGCTGTTACTGAGTCTGGAGGAAAACCAATGGTCTCCAAGCTGTGTGGCTTTCCAATGGCACCAGGAGGAGACCCACATATATTAGATGGGCTTCCGAGGCTGCTGTTCCTACAAAGAATCTAATAGAAGGAATAAGAGTCAGCAAAGCACATCCAGCAGCAATAACTCAAAGAGGAGAGGAATCCCCCAGAAGAGCTCATTCACTTCACTGTTTGTGCATCAATTTATACTGACAGTCAACACAAACTTGCAACCTTCCAacaaatagtaattaaaaaccaggaaaaaaactaGTAGATACTGGATTCATACAGTCCCACAATTATGGTTTTATTGTCATTACTTTGTACTGGAGTTCAATCTTGTAAGAACCAACCTACAGATCTTGTGACATCTATTCTTTCTGAGGCCTCAGATGCAATTGATCAAGTTTCCAAAGCTGACCACGACTCCCTTTGCATTCCTTAAGCTACAGTGGATCCTGTCTGCACTTTGAGCAGTAGTGTGAAACCTGGGAAGTTGCTATGGCAGTCAGAACAACCAAGAATATCTGAGCTACATGTCATATTGtctcttttgctttccagttgGAAATCTGAAAGTTTTAATGCAGGCACAAGCAAAATATCAAGAGCTGCATTAAAAACCTCAAGGATTTCCAACAGTTCCATTCTTGGGACTATAACCAGGGACCACAACCACATGCAACAAGGCTAGTTTTGCACTTGTAGATAAAGACACAGACAGCAGCAAAAGAGATTGTGATGAGTCTTAGAGACAGTGCCTACATGGATCACTGCAGATACACCATTTCTCTGGGACAAGAAATCACTTGCCTGCCCTAGCAAGCATTTAGACAGCTACTGCTACCACAGATTCAAATGTGGCACAGTCTGGGCTGGCATGAGAAAGAAGGAGCATCCTAcaatgttttgattttgtttttatacaGATTCTGCTGTCCATGCTTCCCTACAGTTGCAAAGATACTACTCACTGTGGTGGAGGTGGGGCTAGTTGGCAGAGTTCCTGATTTATTCCACACCTACAGtacaaatacaaaacagaaCAGGCCATGTGAGGCTAGCTGCTACAGGGACCTTCTTCTCTGATTAATTCATCATGTAAAACGATCACCAGCAAAACCATATTTGTTTGCAAGCTACATGCAGATGTCCTGTGGAGTGATGAAGTCACAGAAAGACATGTGTTGCCATTTGGCATATATCCAAAGATTAGGAAAGACTGTTTAAATTGACTGAGAGCTTGAGATAAAGGACCTGAACAGTCTATTAAGTGGCAGATATCTTCAATTTCATTGCAGTTTTCAGAGAATTTAGATGACACAATGAaggaggtttggttttttactgcTTTCCACAGTGCTATTTAGTGAGAGAAAATATTATATCCAGACTTTTCAAAATCTCTTTGTAAATTCTAGCTGCAATCAAATTCAGGAGAGTTATGAACTGTTAGGTTGGCTAATAAACTGTTAGGCTGACTAATACAATCAAACTATCAGCTTCTCTTTTCAAAGAgggagaataaaataaaacagaagtcCTAAGTGAGTTCACCTCATTCGGACCAGTTTCAAATGAGTTAAGCTTATGTCACTTTATCTTCTCAAAACCTCAACCAACCATGTGAAAAGGTTACAGACCTTATCAACAGTAGTATAAACAGGAAAGAtttaaacaccaaaaaaaaaaaaaaatctcagcaaaaATGAAGTAGCCCAGCATTCCATCAGCTGCATATCTGCCTGTGTGTATTTGTTCAATGTTTAAAGATCTCCCTTCTTGCATGTATCACTAGAAGTACTACCAACCATCTGGGGCATTACTCAAATGTATCAGAGTAGAAGTGTCTACAGAAGTAGGAGAGGGAAGGAATCAACAATATCCTATAATGTAACAATATGCACAGGTTAAGCCTCCGAGATTACATATGTAAACAAACTTGATTGTAGTTATGTATTTTAATGGCTCACAGCCTTTAATTAGAGTACTTGGAAACTAAGCCCAATATGTACCTCCAGAGAGGAAGGAGTTGCACTTCATGTGTGGATGTATTCCACTTTCCTGAAAGTACATCAGCAAATTGCACAGAAAGGAAGGCTTGGAAATTTTATAGGTGAGAGGACAATGCTGAATGGTATGCTCCAAACAGATCCCTCTAAAAAATGTGGAGCTGAGATCTAGAAGGAAAACACCATCTCTTTTGGATACTTAAGATTTCTCTTCTTGGGAGAAAGAAGAACAACGACCCAGAGAAACCCAGATTTATAAAATATGGACAAGGCTTCCCCACAGTGCTACATACATTGCTAAGGTCTGGGGCATGTGGACTGGAGGGGCTGACTGGAACAGAATCACCAGCTGCTGATGGCATATACATCACAGGGCCTGTCTGTGTTGGGCTAGACACAGCTGAGGATTGCTGTAAATCTTCACTAAGTGCAGgctctgaaagaaataaaagcacacaGAATGTTACTCAAAGCTGCACAATTGCAGTGAAGCACAAGAATATCTAGATATTCTCAAGAGAAGAAATATTCCACAAGCATCTACTTATAAGCACAGAAGCAAGGAGAAATCTTGTCTGGCAAAAGGCTACTACTTATCTAATATTCTGTGCTGCTCTTTAGTCCATTAAAGCTGCTCCAAAATTATCTTTCCTGCATGAATTGTGTTATTCATTCAATTGTCTTGAACTAAGCAGAGCTTCCCTCATTGCTAGGCACAAAATTGATGGGTGCATTATAATTAGCTGAGGGAGGTAAGTTCCCATCTGCACTCAGTACAAAACATTGCCCAAAAAAAGTCATGTACATGGAAAGGCATACACAGAAAGAAAGTGTCATTGGATTAGAAGGtaaagcagagatgctgtggatTTGTAGTATTTACATCTAACACAACTCAGCATCTTTACGAAAACTGTAACTGACTCTACAGCTCCATAGAAATCTTTAAAGTTTTAACACATTTCTTGCCAACAATCAGCATAACTCATGCTAAGACCAGAGATAATGGACTCCTATTATTAGCTGAACTAGGCCCTCAGTGTTCACCTTGCTAAGAAAGGCCTAAAAGATAACAAGTCCATAAGGCAGCACAAGAAATAACAAGGCTGAAATGACCAAAGTGCCAGAGAATGTTACTCTGATTTCAAGTAGTATAGTACCAAGCACAGTCATCTTATTAGTAATATGGCTTCTCctaaaaaaccataaaatactAAGTTATATACAAGGGAGTTTGCTAAACACTGTTTATCAAGATTTCATTCTCTCTTAAGCTTGATGGATCATACTGTCATTGCACTCCTGTGTTTTGGGCCCTTAATGGCCAACAGCTCTATCTTGGCCAAGGCTTCCTATGAAAGGAACTCCATAACCTGTAAGGAACTTACTCACAATTCCTTGACAAAGGCAGCAGTTACTAATTCTACCATTTacaaaggaaaatcaaataACAAAGCAGCTTGCTCAAGGCCATGTAGTGAGTCAGTATCAGAGCCAGTCTACTGACTTCTGAGTAACCTGCTCTCATTGCTGCAAATTCAACAGTGTGACTGAAGTGCTCTGAGTAGGAGCCATGGGACCATCTATCTATGAATATTAGTTCCCACCTGAACTCCCACAAAACAGCATCACTACTTTACAGATGATGGAAGTGTGGTTTTAAAGAATTCTCCATAGATCAGGGAGCTATGGAGAGGAGGGTttgaggaaaagcagacaaaaaacctgcatatttttcttctccagcctgactTTAAAGACTTAAACTCTAAGCAAAAGCTCATAAAGagtaaaatagtaaaatttaaaaatggatcAAAATATTATCTAAAAAAGCTATCCTCAGCTTTTTAAACTACAACTTTGCAACTTAGCTAGGTACAGTTCATCCACatacagaagagcagcagctttctcttGTTTCTGTCCTCCTAAACTGGCATACAGAGAACTGAGCCAGTGAGAGGGAGATACTCGAAGAGGGAGTGCAGTGAGAGCTAAGGGCTGAGTCCTACAGACTTAAATGATGCCTTCAGCTCTGCCAACACCTCTCACATGTGCACAGGTTTATAGAAATTACTAATGTTAATACTTGGTTTCTGAAAACCCTTCACAGAAGATCAAGTGTAGCAGCCCTAGAGTTTAAACTATCTATTTTGGCCAGAAACTCTCCATGAAAGATGAGAGAAGCAGCCCACATACGTTCTACGTGTGCAAAGGCACAGAAGGGTCCTCGGGGACAGCTGCCAGACTGCTGCATATCATTGCATTTGGTGGATTTGTAGATCTaaagatagggaaaaaaaagagaaaaaaagaaaaaacccacagatatgaacaggaaaaaaaacaagtgaccAGCCCAGGTACAAAAATACTACACAGAAACTTGACAGCAAGAATATAAGGCGCAAAGGCCAGCAGAGTTCAGGGTGACCATCCCAAGTGCTTTGcttcaaagaaaggaaaacccaCTATAGTTACAGAAACACCAAGATATGCCCATCACAACTCAAGCTCACCCAAAGATAAACCCACCACATGTCAGCTCACCCAGAGATCCCCATTTTCCACAAAGTCCCTCAAGTCTCACTGGAAGCTCCATGAATATTACAAATGGTAAAAGGTAAGAAACAGCTGACAGATGACAGCACAGAAAGTTGCAGCCACATGTTTGCAAGGAAAATAACAAACCATTGACAATGATGGTAGGAAATGGACtattccccttccccccagttTGACAGGCGGTGACAATGGTTACCGTGCTGATACAGGCCCAGCAAAGCTTTTCAACACTGTAACATGAAGCAGACTAGGAGAAGGACTTAATTACACTTTCTGTAAGGATACTGGGATGCTCTGGGCATGCTCACAACTAAGAGCTTGGTGTTTTTAAGCCCCAGTCTGTGGTTATCTATGGCTTAATGGGATCATTATCAACCAAGAACTTTTTCTTAAGGAAACAGATGCTCACGGGCAAACCCACATCACATTTTGAAAAGGATTCCCATACATGAGACTGCTCTTATGCTGGAGTTTTCCCCTAAGTTTCTTACCTCCTCCCATAATATTGACCTAACAAAAACGCACCCGTCAAGCATCTGAATTTCAGCTTACTTCCAACGTGCAGTTTTCGGTACCCCAGGACCACACCACAAGCAGCCCACATATTCTCCCAGCTGGCATGTTAATTTACTTCATAAGACCGgaacagttttgcttttctagtCAGGTGCCAAACAGAGTGAGCAGGTTACTGTACCTCTGGGTGGAACTGCTGTTCTGTGCGAGTGTGGCAGTATTGGCATGAGTCTCCATTTTCACACTTACTGGGATCTCCCCACTCGTCTCCATGTTTCACACTGGGACATGGTGAAGATCTGTGTAAATAAGGTAGCAGGAGATTGCATCAGACTCAAGCATGCTTtgagctttgctttttccatcaGGAGGCAGGTTTGGCTAGCTGCTGTTGtcccattcccccccccccctcaactGCTATTGcctcttcttccatttctgattTCCCAATGAAAGAAACATGGCTTAACTCTCCTTCTGAAACCAAACACAACCTGATCCAACATAACAATACTGGCAGCTGATGTGATTAGTGTCAGGAATGCTGGGTCTGGTTTCTGTTTTGGAACTGTAAATTCATAGAAAGCTAATAAGTTAATTGGCTAAACCTAAAACACATAATACCCTTACAGGGGTGTGTTTCCAGGGTTCTAGTACGGCCACGTGGAAAAGAGGCTGAGTCAGGTCGCTGTGGAAAAGGCAAGtccattttatttctccctgCTCGTAACAGTTCTTTTTCCGGGTTCTGAATTTTTATGGTGACCTACTTCCCCTGCTCTTTATGCTCTTAACCATCCCCTCAAACaacagcagagggaagcagatagcagcagcagatgcctgTCTGAAAGGCAGCCACATCAGCTGGGGGTGGGGAAAGCAACACAGAAGTGACTGGAGATCAGGACAGCTTTCAGCTCTTCCCAAAGGGCCCAGGCAGGGGCATAAAGCACATAGCTGCTGTCTGAAGACTGCCTTAGTGTTTCTGTTTCCCCTGAAAATATTGGAATTAAtgttcctttgattttttttcttttaatgcgGGATTTTCAGTGCCAATTCAAAAATTTCTGTGAACGTTGCGGGTGGGGAAGGGAAGTGAGAACATCCATGGTATTTTCTCTTCTGGCTTCCTGGTCTGCTCTTTatgtttttcaaaaaggaaCTAAGGAAAAGCCCCACTGAGACCACAACAAAAGCTCTTTTGTGTTGGAGGAAATGAGGGCCTATAACATGGATGAAACACGTTCAGGGGGATACAGCATGCTGAAAAATCCAGCAACAGCTGAGTGGCAAGAACACCCGGGTGCCTCAAAAGCACAGTCTGCAGCAGCTGGTTAGGAATGCGTCTCCACTGGTCACACCATGCCTCACAACCCCCATCAGCAGGCACACTCAACAAGCAGCCTGTTGATTCTGAATCCTTGaccatgaaaatgtttttctgtcagTCTGTTCCTAGATGGAGATTAAGACTGTTTCCTTTTGCCTGCACTTCTTTCTAAAGCCAGAATGTATATGATAAAAAGCAGCCAGACAGGTTCTGTTTGCTATAAAATCAGTCTTGTAGCATGATCTACCAAGGCATTTTTAGAGATGCTGGTTCCTATATACAGCAAAACTCCTGTCTGATTTGTTATCCTTCTCCGAGGCAGAAAAAACAGTCCAACACTTCTGTCAGTACAGGCCTTGGAgacacactgaaaaattatCTCGAGGACAAAATCCTAGATTCTTCATTACAGATTTCTACCTCACCACTCATCTGGGAAACAGAGTATCCAGGACCACAGTACctgtatttatgttttcttgGGCTTCTTCTTCTGTCTTTGCTATTGTGGTAGTAGGGACAGGCATAACCCTGGCGACAGAGACGGGGGGGTTTCTTACACtgctctgtcttgtaatttcCCAACACATATGTTGTATCTGCAAAAGAAGCCATAATTTAGTGGGAGATGACCATGAACTATATTTACTATTCAAAAAAATTTGACCGGAGTGGGCACTCCATAAACACCAGACTTTCCCAGACCCTAAGTTACACTCACCTTGCCACCTTGGCTCCTCGCTGAGTATTTTCTCTATCATAGCGTGGCTAGCAGCAACTGCAGACTGACCCTCTATGCCACCTTCTGATGTAGTCTGACCATTCTGCAAAGCCTCCATCGCCTGCAGTTCCCTTTATGGACAGAGTTAAATGAACATACAGACAGAGCAGATGAAGAGATGGATAAAACCATATAAAAACTGACACACTGGCGCATGGTAACCACTCTTAAGTGGGTGTATTTCATCCATGCCTTTTTTTGTCAGAACATCTTTAGTCAAACGACAACTACAATACATGTTCTTCATTCCCTGGGAATTCCAAATGCATTATTTTGGGCCCCTCATCACACTCCAAACCACAGCATAACTAGTTTAAAGTAGTGCACTCCCTTCCCCCATTTTAAGCATCCTCCCTGGAGATTGTGTAGGGTTGCCTTATTAGGAAGGGATACATCATCATCACTCCAACACTAACCACTTCATGCTGAAGTAGCATTGTCCTTCAAACATGTGACTTTCCATTTGGGTAGGGAAATTACCGTTTTCTCACAGAACCCAAACCTGTACCAACCTAATGTCGTACACCGGAGAGCGAAGGTCATGGGGCCCGTGCGCAAACGCGCAGTGGACTCCATTCTTCGTGCAGTTTCCCTTGGAGTCTGTCTCATGAATGCAGATTCCAGTTTTGTAGTAGCGCAAGTGATACCTCCTCTCTGTGTCTCCAGTAGTTCTATGCAAGTAGGGACACCTGAGGTACAGAAGAGCAGACAAAGTTTAGTCACACAGGATGATGGACTCAGAGCTACCAGGATGCTGCACCAGGACGCTGACACCACCTTTGCCAACTCCGCCTCTTCTCTTACACTGTGCCCTCCAGCACTACGCAGAAACACCAAAATTGTCACTACACAGTCGTTAAGTTTCCCTCCCAAAAAGAAAACCGGACTATTAAGCCAATAGCAGCTTCTTATTCTAGTACAGAGACTGCCAGGGATCTGGAAAAAAGCAAGGTGTTCAGATATACCAGTTGTGATTGAAGGGACATCACATGGCACATACCATTTCCTCACCAGCCCATCTAGACTTTGTGCTGTTACTGTTTCCTGCTGTGATAGTCTATCTATAGCCAGATGCATCCTTTATGCAGAGCATGGGACAAGAAAAGAGAATTACAACACTACTATTTTAATTTAGGTTTTGTGTTTCCTCTTaagcaggcagaaaaagaataatctaCACTGAGAAATAAAGAACAAGATAGAATAAGTGAAGTTTAGATATTGCAGCATcaagctaaaaaagaaaaatcaaaaaagacttctaagattGCATCAGCTTTTGTTCACTGAGTTTGAGCCAGATATCAACCAGTCATCTTGAAGCCAAAGCCCACAAAAATTGTATTTCCAGTCCCTTCCAGTTCTCTTCTAACAAGGAAGAAAGTATAGAAACTGAGGCTTCAGGTTGGTAGAATATTCCATTCTACTGTAGTCACAAGATCTTTACTTaatcaggtaaaaaaaatttctgttttcccaataaatagcatttttctgtgtttatactGGCACCATGAATAGGAACTGAAATTCCATCTTTCTATAGCACTTCCTATATTTGATCACAGTTTGGCTACACTGTTTATTCTTCCATATCTGTCACATGGCTGGTTATATATTACAGGGTTAACCCTCTAAATGCTGGAGACTGCTACTGCATAGCAGAAACAGTTGCATCCCTGCTCCATTTAAACTGATGTCAGTCATGGGGAGAGACAACCCAATAAAACAAACTCTTCCTCATGTTCCTTCATTGTGTGTACTTATTTGCCTGCTGGCTTCTTACAAGTTAAGGAAGACAAAATACATGGGCAAGTAACCAGGCAGTCTAGAGGACGAagctcctcttctttttcaatCTGTTAAAAACTAAGCTACCCTGCTGATGAGCAAGAGCTGTTACTTGACAGTCAGACACTTTGGGAGCAGAGCCTTTCAGAGCCAGTTGTCAGCAAGCTGTTTTTCccacctcagctctgctgaagatGCCAATGCTCCCAAGGACAGGAAACAATGCATGAGCTGAGTTCCCATCTAAGTCACCCTTAGTATCATTTCTGCAACAGGCCTACGTTGCCATTACAGTTTTTACATCTGTTCTCATGTTACGTGTGTTACAAAGCTGCTTTACTGCCAACTTGCCTCATCTCTACAAGAACTGGCTGGAATCATCACCCCTGGGACTGATCCCAAAAGCCTAATGCCTGAAAAGCAGGGTGCAGCCTTTACTTACTCATCTCCTTCTGGGCAGATTCCTGTGGTCTCGTCATACTTGGTACAGTAAATGTCAGGGCTGTAGTTAAATGTCCCATCTCGGCGGCGGATGGACCTGCGACGGCGCTGGTTTACAAAGTGCCAGTGGAAACAAGTGTAGGGCCGGTGCTGAGTGCACTTGTGCTGCACAAAAAGAGGGCACTGCTCTGTGCGGAATTCCTTCAGGTAACTGCAGGCAGAAATCCAACAGGAGGAGATTAGGACCAGGATGGTTGCAGAAGCAACATCCAACCACCACCTCGCAGGGTCCAGGCCAACCCCAGCTTGCATCCATCACAGAGATGCCCACTGGCCTTCCCACACGCTCCCCAGATTTTGCTCTCAGTAATGGAGGCTGGAAGCTGATGGTTGCCTGCAAGGGGTAGATTTCAGTTACCAGACCAGTTAACACAAACAGGAATGCTAAGAAAGCTGAAACCACTTTCACCTTTTGCTATCAATTTGAAGAGGCTTTTCAAGATCTTAGAAAACAGctggtgagaaaaaaaagaactcctAAGTACCTTTCTATTTCTATCTCAAAATCTCAGATCTACCTGGACAAAAAGGAGTTTCCTTCCTATatgttcagttttaaaaaacaacaactcataaataatatatattttcattgtAGACATGTTTAAAGTTCCAAGTTACTCAGACAGAAAGATTTGTAAAGGACTCTTTCATGCCCTGTCCTCCTGGCTTAACTCTGCTTCTTCGGTACATGATCAactatgaaattaaaattaattaatttctctcctGCGATCTTGTGAATTCAGGACTCAGTCTTGAAAAGTGGCATAACTATACTCaaactgttgtttttatttaaattttaatatgtAATTCTCTGGAagtatgtggggttttttatccCGAGAACTAAAGAAGTCACAAGCTTTTTATTTGTGACACTAATAACAGTCTCTAAACCCAGATTGTAGAGGATTACAAAATGGTTTAGATCAACATAATGATCTGACTGTGATCTCTGTGTAGGTGCTTACAAAATCCACACTGCCTGAAACCTACCAGCTGCCCCGTATTTATAAGAAACATATGATGAGTTCAAGAATCTCAGACCCAAATCCCACCAGGTTTGGTCTCGGACACCTCGAAGAACAACACAAAGTCTGGAGCATTCTGGTCTCTTATGTTTAGAGGTCAGTTTAAACAGCGAGTAACAAAATCTGCTGTTCAAAACAAAACTACCAGCATTCTGCTGGAAGCAACAGGATAATGCAACAGCAGATGTGGATTCATTTTAAACTGTACAAGTACTCTGAGCCAGGGAAACAAAGTATAGGAATTTGTCAAGTATTCATTCCCATATCAGACCATCTTTCTATTGTGTTTCTAAATATATGGAAAGATGTCTGATGCCCAAAGTTGTATCTGCAGATAATATCATCATGCTAGCTTCAATCTGAAAGCAACATCTGTAAATAAagcctcctttcctcttcaaCCCCATCTGAAGAGAAATCCTCAGGAAAACGCATGAACTCAACCAACGTGGTTTTATTCGTTTGCTGTGAAGAGAGTATCACTGGCAAGAGTTTTCCTACATTGGATTTTGCAAGCATGAAAGGataaaatctctcctcttcaacTTCCAAATATACGTGAGACCTGCAGGTTCCActgcttcagagctgctggggcCTGGAGAGCCTCTGCAGTCACTGTGAGCCCTTTTCCACCCCAGTCCATCTGTCCCCTGCGAAACAATGTGGCTGGAACAGTATCTGCACTGGGGCCCAAGGCTTAATATCAGAAAAACCACAGCCAGAGTGCAGAAACAGAGCTGTTTCGAGTAGGTGAGGGCAAACAACATCgctttgttctttttcacttttaaaaagacGGCTCTGTTCAAACGGAGATCCCTATTCCAACCACAGCAGCAATTCAGCTGAAAAACCAATGCCACAATAAAATGAATCCATTCTTGAAAACCTTTCTAAGCTGTTGGACCAAGTACAGTTGTAAAAGGTGGAATTCCACAGATTATCTTATCAGCACGCTAATGAGACTTAGAACAAAAGTGACTGTAACAACATTTATGTTAGAAAGTGAGTAAAGCAAACTTTAGCAGCATGATACTTTGACTGCTGTTCACAGATGCTGCACAGTGATCAAGCAGTCCCTTCCACCCACACATCTCCACGTACACAAACCTTAGAGACATGAGATTTATGTTACTTCCATTTTATATACAGACAAACTGCAGAAGAGCTATGGCTGTGTGCCCTGCCAGTATCACCCAGCAACTGGAGCTAGTGACAAACCAAGAGGATTTAAACTCCTTCACTGTCAATGAAGTGAGTCCTGAGCTTAATTTGAGGGACAGCATCCTGAACATTTTCAACAGTTTGGAAActaaggagagagagaagaccTAAACAACCTGGGTCTCCAGCCCCACACTCTGGACTTGTAGTGATAGACATGCACAAAACGCTGTTAAAAACACTAGAATTTAACAACTGCACAATGAACTGAGCTGAACCAGCTTTCCtttagcagaattttaaaatgtacacaCTGACTAGGGATTTTGGCCTCTGGAGTGGCAATTGTTGCTGAAgagcatttgaaaattaattgcatttcaTGATTGGCTAAACTCCctggagaaatatttattataatgtAAATGAGAGATAATTACATAAGCAAATGGTTCACCTGGAAAGTGTTTAACACCTAACTTGCTTCATTAGAAAATCATTCTTTAATGCTGTCTATTAAAAGGATATCTCATTCTTAATTTCAAAGCAAGTCCTGCCAACAGGTACCACTGAGTTCCACACAAAGCATTAACTGTGCATGATCACCTCTGCAACAGACCCAACAGATGAACAATTGTTGTTGCATTAACTCAGTCATTTCAAGCCTTTCAGTCacttttgtttgggttttcctttttttttttttttttttcccctccagcctctacagcattttaaattatccTCCTCTACAATAGCCTGAATGGTAAATTGCCTTATAGCCCTGTATTTTCTTGATCCATGAAGTGAGTTTTGGCTCCTCTGGGAGAAGGCAGACCACTCAACCAGCcactttgtattaaaatatacGGAAGGCATTTCAACCACATGTGTTTTGGGAACACAGAAAGGATACACACACCACACTACTGGTATGTGATgtctcagaaaacagaaagctaTTAATATTTCAGTAGCCTGTTTGCAAAAGGCTctaaagagaaacacagaaaacaccagCATAACAGATCCTTCTACTGTTAATTGTCTCTataatttttctctcagaaCAGCCAAGAAAACGAATTTTTTGAGCAATCCTTGAAACTGGAAACAAGTTGATAAATGGTATGCATTTCACAGTGTGTCAGCCAAATGCTGTGTCTGTACAGGAAGAGGAAATCCAGCAATGATAACTTGCATTTCTCAACCCTCAGGAAACTCTACAG is from Calypte anna isolate BGI_N300 chromosome 18, bCalAnn1_v1.p, whole genome shotgun sequence and encodes:
- the UNK gene encoding RING finger protein unkempt homolog isoform X1 — its product is MSKGPVASGSAAAGPANAASALQAQPEKPQHYTYLKEFRTEQCPLFVQHKCTQHRPYTCFHWHFVNQRRRRSIRRRDGTFNYSPDIYCTKYDETTGICPEGDECPYLHRTTGDTERRYHLRYYKTGICIHETDSKGNCTKNGVHCAFAHGPHDLRSPVYDIRELQAMEALQNGQTTSEGGIEGQSAVAASHAMIEKILSEEPRWQDTTYVLGNYKTEQCKKPPRLCRQGYACPYYHNSKDRRRSPRKHKYRSSPCPSVKHGDEWGDPSKCENGDSCQYCHTRTEQQFHPEIYKSTKCNDMQQSGSCPRGPFCAFAHVEQPALSEDLQQSSAVSSPTQTGPVMYMPSAAGDSVPVSPSSPHAPDLSNVWNKSGTLPTSPTSTTILCRNSSLGSPSNICGSPPGAIGKPHSLETIGFPPDSVTAAGSYKKAPGFEREDQVGAEYLKSFKCQQAKMKSHSLEHRSQDQPLLQPKQDILGILPVGSPLTSSISSSITSSLAATPPSPAGTSSIPGMNANALPFYPTSDTVESVIESALDDLDLNEFGVAALEKTFDSSTVPHTSGIMIGGSLLQSSAPVNIPGSLGSSASFHSASPSPPVSLSSHFLHQPQGHLSQSENTFLGTSASHGSLGLNGMNSSIWEHFASGSFSPSTSPAFLSGPGAAELARLRQELDEANGTIKQWEESWKQAKQACDAWKKEAEEANDRANTANMECELARDQREALELQVKELQEELERIHTGQDPQFLRSFSDLETLSLSSLYTLQKQLRANLEKVDKAVFQMQSVKCLKCQEENRVVLPCQHAVLCETCAEEGECPICHPNRPLSLQS
- the UNK gene encoding RING finger protein unkempt homolog isoform X6, which translates into the protein MSKGPVASGSAAAGPANAASALQAQPEKPQHYTYLKEFRTEQCPLFVQHKCTQHRPYTCFHWHFVNQRRRRSIRRRDGTFNYSPDIYCTKYDETTGICPEGDECPYLHRTTGDTERRYHLRYYKTGICIHETDSKGNCTKNGVHCAFAHGPHDLRSPVYDIRELQAMEALQNGQTTSEGGIEGQSAVAASHAMIEKILSEEPRWQDTTYVLGNYKTEQCKKPPRLCRQGYACPYYHNSKDRRRSPRKHKYRSSPCPSVKHGDEWGDPSKCENGDSCQYCHTRTEQQFHPEIYKSTKCNDMQQSGSCPRGPFCAFAHVEQPALSEDLQQSSAVSSPTQTGPVMYMPSAAGDSVPVSPSSPHAPDLSNVWNKSGTLPTSPTSTTILCRNSSLGSPSNICGSPPGAIGKPHSLETIGFPPDSVTAAGSYKKAPGFEREDQVGAEYLKSFKCQQAKMKSHSLEHRSQDQPLLQPKQDILGILPVGSPLTSSISSSITSSLAATPPSPAGTSSIPGMNANALPFYPTSDTVESVIESALDDLDLNEFGVAALEKTFDSSTVPHTSGIMIGGSLLQSSAPVNIPGSLGSSASFHSASPSPPVSLSSHFLHQPQGHLSQSENTFLGTSASHGSLGPGAAELARLRQELDEANGTIKQWEESWKQAKQACDAWKKEAEEANDRANTANMECELARDQREALELQVKELQEELERIHTGQDPQFLRSFSDLETLSLSSLYTLQKQLRANLEKVDKAVFQMQSVKCLKCQEENRVVLPCQHAVLCETCAEEGECPICHPNRPLSLQS